A stretch of Leucobacter aridicollis DNA encodes these proteins:
- a CDS encoding LCP family protein, translating into MARRTQPEQPRRSVVRHGRLSRSSSVKNFSRFLLTTLLVVAFSGVATAAYAVWGFVNSAKTVDLGGPSEAIGAGKQSIDGELTILLAGSDTRAGQGYDDGEEGELNDVNLLLHVSADHKNATVVSFPRDLMVPIPSCPSEDGEEDFYPAMSEQQLNTAMGYGGLPCVARTISELTGMDIPYAAMITFDGVVGISEAVGGVEVCLTEPLVDPKTDLDLPAGMNTLEGWDALQFLRTRYGVGDGSDISRINNQQVFMSSLMRKLKSAETLSDPFKVWNLAKAAVDNMLLSESMKSMQFMQAAAGTVRDIDLGNINFVQYPTVDHPYQSGRLLPNSELAAVLMETLQSGAAFDVTGTGGAVATPDDATTETPETPATEAPATETPATPEGEAPATNGSTPTEGGDRVQLPPEITGLKPDVETCSVGRTNY; encoded by the coding sequence ATGGCGAGAAGGACGCAGCCGGAACAGCCGCGCCGATCAGTCGTACGCCACGGACGGCTGTCTCGCTCCTCGTCGGTGAAGAACTTCAGCAGGTTCCTGCTCACCACGTTGCTCGTCGTGGCCTTCTCCGGTGTCGCGACCGCCGCATACGCCGTGTGGGGCTTCGTGAACAGCGCGAAGACCGTTGATCTGGGCGGCCCGAGCGAGGCGATTGGCGCCGGCAAGCAGTCGATTGACGGCGAGCTCACGATCCTGCTCGCCGGCTCCGACACCCGCGCCGGCCAGGGCTACGACGACGGCGAAGAGGGCGAGCTCAACGACGTTAACCTGCTCCTGCACGTCTCCGCCGACCACAAGAACGCCACGGTCGTCAGCTTCCCGCGCGACCTCATGGTGCCGATCCCGAGCTGCCCGAGCGAGGACGGCGAGGAAGACTTCTACCCAGCCATGAGCGAGCAGCAGCTCAACACGGCGATGGGGTACGGCGGGCTCCCCTGCGTCGCACGCACGATCTCCGAGCTCACCGGCATGGACATCCCGTACGCAGCGATGATCACGTTCGACGGTGTTGTCGGGATCTCGGAGGCCGTTGGCGGCGTCGAGGTCTGCCTGACTGAGCCGCTCGTCGACCCGAAAACGGATCTCGACCTCCCGGCCGGAATGAACACGCTTGAAGGCTGGGACGCACTGCAGTTCCTGCGCACCCGCTACGGTGTCGGCGACGGCAGCGACATCTCGCGCATCAACAACCAGCAGGTCTTCATGTCGTCGCTCATGCGGAAGCTGAAGAGCGCCGAGACGCTGTCCGACCCGTTCAAGGTGTGGAACCTTGCGAAGGCTGCGGTCGACAACATGCTGCTGTCCGAGAGCATGAAGAGCATGCAGTTCATGCAGGCCGCGGCCGGCACTGTCCGCGACATCGATCTCGGCAATATCAACTTCGTGCAGTACCCCACGGTCGACCACCCGTACCAGTCGGGCCGGCTCCTCCCGAACTCCGAGCTCGCGGCCGTGCTCATGGAGACGCTCCAGAGCGGCGCGGCGTTCGACGTCACCGGAACTGGCGGCGCGGTCGCAACGCCAGACGACGCGACTACTGAGACGCCCGAAACGCCTGCAACCGAGGCCCCGGCGACGGAGACGCCCGCGACGCCCGAGGGTGAGGCGCCTGCGACCAACGGCAGCACTCCGACCGAGGGCGGCGATCGCGTGCAGCTGCCTCCCGAGATCACCGGCCTGAAGCCCGATGTCGAAACCTGTTCGGTGGGTCGCACAAACTACTAG